One genomic segment of Myxococcus xanthus includes these proteins:
- a CDS encoding GrpB family protein, with product MPRPEDIMRHYDADPGENPWVKGKPAPEKVAVAPYDAGWPTRYAELAVAIQGVMGASAMQVEHVGSTAVPGLSAKPIIDIDLIVADPTREDDYVPALESLGYDLIIREPSWHQHRCLRLAAPRVNLHVFGPDCPEVIRHLMFRDWLREHDDDRQRYAAVKYTSAEGMDDVMEYNRRKEPVIRDLYARIFRAAGWIR from the coding sequence ATGCCACGCCCCGAAGACATCATGCGTCATTACGATGCCGACCCAGGCGAGAACCCCTGGGTAAAAGGAAAGCCCGCTCCTGAGAAAGTTGCAGTCGCTCCCTATGATGCCGGATGGCCGACGCGCTACGCGGAGCTTGCCGTGGCCATCCAGGGTGTGATGGGCGCATCGGCCATGCAGGTCGAGCACGTCGGCTCGACCGCCGTGCCGGGCCTTTCCGCCAAGCCCATCATCGACATCGACCTCATCGTCGCCGACCCCACGCGCGAGGACGACTATGTGCCTGCCCTCGAGAGCCTGGGCTACGACCTCATCATCCGCGAGCCGTCCTGGCATCAGCACCGCTGCCTGCGGCTCGCCGCGCCACGCGTGAACCTGCATGTGTTCGGCCCGGACTGCCCCGAGGTGATTCGCCACCTCATGTTCCGCGACTGGCTGCGCGAGCACGACGACGACCGGCAGCGCTACGCGGCGGTCAAGTACACCTCCGCCGAAGGCATGGACGATGTGATGGAATACAACCGCCGAAAGGAGCCGGTGATCCGCGACCTCTACGCGCGGATCTTTCGCGCGGCGGGCTGGATTCGCTGA
- a CDS encoding LysM peptidoglycan-binding domain-containing protein, protein MSNYRIRPNDTLSGLAARFGTTVEKLARDNNITNPDLIYAGNTLRIGHSGRDSFDAGGGRQGVRGGGPSGGVSGGADVGGPTGAGPSNASDAMRRLADAARSAAMGMGGYNSQGLCATGVSRAIRNSLGIGVSGNGNQIDNNLPRDKFKQVNMSLEEALKIPGLVLTWESTSTRLGSIYGHTAVTLGDGHSSASDFIERNTTNSGRTGFKVFMPIV, encoded by the coding sequence ATGTCCAACTACCGCATCCGTCCCAACGATACCCTCTCCGGCCTGGCGGCCCGTTTCGGCACCACGGTGGAGAAGCTGGCCCGTGACAACAACATCACGAACCCCGACCTCATCTACGCGGGGAACACGCTGCGCATCGGGCACTCCGGTCGTGACAGCTTCGACGCCGGAGGCGGCCGTCAGGGCGTTCGCGGTGGAGGCCCCTCTGGTGGCGTGAGCGGTGGAGCGGACGTCGGCGGCCCGACGGGCGCGGGGCCCAGCAACGCGTCTGACGCGATGCGTCGACTGGCGGATGCGGCCCGCTCGGCGGCCATGGGCATGGGCGGCTACAACAGCCAGGGCCTGTGCGCCACGGGCGTCAGCCGGGCCATCCGCAATTCCCTGGGCATTGGCGTGTCGGGCAACGGCAACCAGATTGACAACAACCTCCCGCGCGACAAGTTCAAGCAGGTCAACATGTCGCTGGAGGAGGCGCTGAAGATTCCGGGCCTCGTCCTCACCTGGGAGAGCACCTCCACGCGCCTGGGCAGCATCTACGGCCACACGGCCGTCACCCTGGGTGATGGTCACTCGTCCGCGAGCGACTTCATCGAGCGCAACACGACCAACAGCGGGCGCACGGGCTTCAAGGTCTTCATGCCCATCGTGTAG
- a CDS encoding ferritin-like domain-containing protein, with product MNSDQLRRLFARALSASLASPLLLTGCGSGDISLEGYTSPTCDNGRLSVRGLSPATQTDFVAMKLIADLYTTPRQQTLVSSGTPCETATQPVACNAELEALSSEEGFRSRCDPDCYAFYLVTTRGDAVEAHTSQEALQAFLGDIDTSQEALLQVFAGGYDLSCTELEKGAVKANADGTFNVVASKGFACGEGSNLTQYLLEVTPSGEVHVKQTRILERGTKGCTVGRRPAGLRSDGSIACADELGQHFALIAHLEEASITAFLRLRDELALHGAAVELQQAALRSALDEVAHTEVCGRLARRHGATPARAVVAPLPPRPLNEVALDNAVEGCVRETYGALLAHHQALHAEDDEVREAMVRIAEDETRHADLSWAIDRWAVERLPSAEQEAVRAARQRAVAALREEVSAPTDAALLRALGLPEPEVAVAMVDLLSRELWN from the coding sequence TTGAACTCGGATCAACTGCGTCGGCTCTTCGCTCGAGCGCTGAGTGCATCACTGGCGTCCCCGCTGCTGCTCACCGGTTGTGGCAGTGGGGATATCTCCCTGGAAGGCTACACTTCCCCCACCTGCGATAATGGAAGACTGTCGGTCCGAGGGCTGTCTCCCGCGACACAGACGGACTTCGTCGCGATGAAGCTCATCGCCGACCTGTACACCACGCCCCGGCAGCAGACCCTCGTCTCCTCGGGGACGCCGTGCGAGACCGCCACGCAGCCGGTGGCGTGTAACGCGGAGCTCGAGGCCCTCTCCTCCGAGGAGGGGTTTCGCTCCCGCTGCGATCCGGACTGCTACGCGTTCTACCTCGTGACGACGCGAGGGGATGCGGTGGAGGCCCACACCTCTCAAGAGGCGCTCCAGGCCTTCCTGGGCGACATCGACACCTCTCAGGAGGCGCTGCTCCAGGTCTTCGCGGGGGGCTACGACCTGAGCTGCACCGAGTTGGAGAAAGGCGCGGTGAAGGCCAACGCGGACGGGACCTTCAACGTCGTCGCCTCGAAGGGGTTTGCGTGTGGAGAGGGCTCCAACCTGACGCAGTATCTGCTGGAGGTGACACCCTCGGGCGAGGTGCACGTGAAGCAGACCCGCATCCTGGAGCGGGGCACGAAGGGGTGCACCGTGGGGCGCAGGCCCGCGGGACTCCGCTCGGATGGCTCGATTGCATGCGCGGATGAGCTGGGGCAGCACTTCGCGCTCATTGCCCACCTGGAGGAGGCCTCCATCACGGCCTTCTTGAGGCTGCGGGACGAACTGGCGCTCCATGGCGCGGCGGTCGAGCTTCAGCAGGCGGCGCTGCGCAGCGCACTCGATGAGGTGGCTCACACGGAGGTGTGTGGACGACTGGCGCGTCGTCATGGCGCGACGCCTGCGCGCGCGGTGGTGGCGCCGCTCCCGCCCAGGCCGCTGAACGAGGTGGCGCTGGACAACGCGGTGGAGGGCTGCGTGCGCGAGACGTACGGCGCGCTGCTGGCTCACCATCAGGCCCTGCACGCGGAGGACGACGAGGTGCGCGAGGCGATGGTCCGTATCGCCGAGGACGAGACCCGGCACGCGGACCTGTCCTGGGCCATCGACCGTTGGGCGGTAGAGCGACTGCCGTCCGCCGAGCAAGAGGCGGTGCGCGCTGCACGTCAGCGGGCGGTGGCGGCGCTGCGTGAGGAGGTCTCCGCGCCGACCGATGCGGCGCTCCTGCGGGCGCTGGGGCTGCCCGAACCGGAGGTCGCCGTCGCGATGGTGGACCTGCTCTCGCGGGAGCTCTGGAATTGA
- a CDS encoding DUF417 family protein, with translation MSRIESLLRLAARADRIGMNVLRAGLIVVLVWIGSLKVAEYEADGIVPFVANSPVMSFVYAYDAPEYRQHMNAEGALVPANRAWHEANGTYGFSYLLGGVIVLFGLLIAAHWWRPELGAIGSALVIGMSVVTLSFLVTTPESWVPALGDAHHGFPWLSGRGRLVVKDAIMIGAAIVTMADSARVWLAQRKPQPAEQFHRAAA, from the coding sequence TTGTCCCGTATCGAGTCACTCCTCCGTCTCGCCGCCCGTGCCGACCGCATCGGAATGAACGTCCTTCGCGCCGGCCTGATCGTCGTCCTCGTCTGGATTGGCTCGCTCAAGGTCGCCGAATACGAAGCCGACGGCATCGTCCCGTTCGTGGCCAACAGCCCGGTCATGAGCTTCGTCTATGCGTACGACGCCCCCGAATACCGGCAGCATATGAATGCCGAAGGCGCGCTCGTTCCCGCCAACCGCGCATGGCACGAGGCGAACGGGACCTATGGGTTCTCCTACCTGCTCGGCGGCGTGATCGTGCTATTCGGCCTGCTCATCGCCGCCCATTGGTGGCGCCCGGAGCTCGGCGCGATTGGCAGCGCCCTCGTGATCGGCATGTCGGTAGTAACGCTCTCTTTTCTCGTCACCACACCTGAGAGCTGGGTGCCGGCGCTCGGCGACGCCCACCACGGCTTTCCGTGGCTGAGCGGCCGCGGGCGGCTGGTGGTCAAGGATGCAATCATGATTGGCGCCGCCATCGTCACCATGGCCGATTCCGCGCGGGTCTGGCTGGCGCAGCGCAAGCCGCAGCCGGCCGAGCAGTTCCACCGCGCCGCCGCCTGA
- a CDS encoding RNA polymerase sigma factor: protein MERNDEKGFFSWVTSLVRDHRGALAAVARNEGLLADDALDAVQDAFATFLGLPHARKLAYEEDDSRNLLAILVRNHSRNRRRRHELARPHLSDSEVVESLADDRESVDSLIAHAEAHVLAFQCVEKLAAVQRQVVTLRLLEDQPGVRVADLLGTTPGNVAVLLHRAKRELRACMEE from the coding sequence ATGGAGCGCAACGACGAGAAGGGGTTCTTTTCCTGGGTCACCAGCCTGGTGCGCGACCATCGCGGCGCGCTCGCGGCGGTGGCTCGAAACGAGGGCCTGCTCGCCGACGACGCGCTCGACGCGGTCCAGGACGCCTTCGCGACCTTCCTCGGCCTGCCCCACGCGCGGAAGCTCGCGTACGAGGAGGACGACAGCCGCAACCTCCTTGCGATCCTCGTGCGCAACCACTCGCGGAACAGGAGGCGGCGCCACGAACTCGCGCGGCCGCATCTCAGCGACAGCGAAGTGGTCGAGAGCCTGGCCGACGATCGGGAGAGCGTCGATTCGCTCATCGCGCATGCCGAGGCGCATGTGCTCGCCTTCCAATGCGTGGAGAAGCTCGCCGCAGTGCAGCGCCAGGTGGTGACGCTGCGCCTCCTCGAGGATCAGCCGGGTGTCCGTGTGGCGGATCTCCTTGGCACCACACCTGGCAACGTCGCGGTGCTCTTGCATCGCGCGAAGCGTGAACTCCGCGCGTGCATGGAGGAGTAG